CCACCCGGCACCGTGCTAGTCGCCGACCAAAGCCCTTCCTCATCCTGGTCTGTTAGTTATCCATTCACCTTGCCTGCTGGATATCAACCACCTACGGGCATGGCAACAGACCCTCACGATGCCGGCGTATGGCTGTTCGCTCAACGCCTGACGCCCAACCAAACTGTGGCTGAGACGGTCTTTCACTGGGCCGATGGCAAGTTATCAACATACGACATCGACACGTCAAACTCCGCTCTGCTCGCTGGAGCGCAAACGCCTATGGTTGTAGACGCGCACAACATTGTATGGGTGGGCGTCAACCGAAACGTTCTCAGAATCGATCCAGTAGCCATGGAACCGATCCAGACGCTTCCGCTACCCGATGTTCCTACATATGACAACTCCAGCGGCCTCCCCTCTCCTCCGGTGCAGGGCGCAGAGGCGGAGGGATTCACATCCGTCGATTCCATCGCGTTGGTGGACGACACGGTGATGATTGGTCGTCGATTCTCGACGGTACTTCAGTCAATGGATCTCTCGACGCTGCAAGTCACCGACATACCTTTGCCACAGAACACCGAATTGGCCGGATTGGATAGTGACCTTGCCGGCAATAGTCAGGGACCGTTATACGTCGTGTTGTATAACAGGGATGGCTCCCACGAACTCGCGCAATACGGATCCCACAGATGGCTTGACCTTACGGTTAATCCCTGTCCGGCATACGCCGCAAGAGTAAGCGGTGCTCAGGTCATCGTATCCGGCGCAGATTGTGTGGCGCGCGGTGCGGCGACCACTAGCGGGTCCCCCACGCAGCTCGCTACGGTGACTAGCTCGCAGCGCCGTGGGACCGCGATTTCCGCAGACGCTTTCCTAGTCTGGTCCAATACCGAGTCGGACATCGTTGACCAGAATGGTAAGGCTACCGACCGCCCTGCGTTGGGTCAGGTGGTCGTCGTTCAACACGCAGCTCCGATGGCACAAAGAAGCGCCAGTACACCCGTAGATCACACACTGGTGCCCATAACGCCAGGACTTACGGCATCAAACGGCAACGGTTCTCTCTGGTTCATTCCAGCACAAGGCGGATCATCCGTTGGACTTATTTCCGCGGCGTCGGAGCAGCGTAATTGAGAGACCGCAGTAGCCTTTTACAACCGCGGACTGGCCTAATAGGCATAGCAGCAATAGGAGTCCTAACTCTTGGAGTATCCTCGTGTGCCAATCACGCGGCGGGCGGCTACCTGCAAGGTCGCGCGCACCCCTGCAGCGGTCCAGGCCCCACGATTGCCCCGGACCGGTCTTTGACAATCTCGGTCCGACAAGGGGGTCGTCGTATTGCACAAGTGAACGTAAAGACGCCGTTTGAATTCAAATTTGCGCTAAAGCCGGGAAGCTACATCGTCGTAGCGCCTGGAGATGCGGCCGTCGGCGCAACCGTCCGTGCGGGTCGTACTACTCGTATCGTGTTGTACGCGAATTGCGGCTGAGCGTTAAGTTGATCGGCAGTCAGCCTTGTGACCACACCCTTTCGCCTCCAGACCTCAGTCCGCAGGACTCCCGTGGACCCTGGCCATCACGTCATACGTTGCTGTCACGGTTGCTGTCAACCGCCGTCCAGCACCTCGACAACCTTCGCGATCATGCGCCTGACCTGCGCTTTTGGGTGGGCCGCCTGGGGATCGAACCCAGAACCCGCGGATTAAAAGTCCGCTGCTCTGCCAGTTGAGCTAACGGCCCGGCCGGTGCGGGATGCCGCTGCACTTCCAGCGGTCTCCACGACATCGATCCCGAGTATGCCTGAGGCGATTCAGAGCGCCAGGCGACGAGGGTGGCGACCAATCCCTCACCGCGACCGCTGCGACCCGCCTAGACCTGGTGCCGCAAGCCGCGTTCGATATCGAGCGCGTGGTGCACGATCTCGTGCGCATTCCGTCGTACGACGTCATCGCGGTCCATCGGACCGAGTTCGGGGTGCTCAGCCGTCACACCGGCAGGGGTCTCGGCTGCTGCGCGGAGCCATTCGTCGGCGGCCCGCTCCATCGCACGCAGACCGACGACCGCCGACATCGGTGACGCGTCACGCACCGACAACGCCACCCGCTCGTCCCACGGCATCAGCCCGGCTCCGGGGTCCAGCGAGAGAGACCACAGGCGTTCGGCGCCGTAACGGAGCACGTCGACGACGTGCCACAGATATTCGCGCGGACTCCACACGCCGTCGTCCCGCGACCGCGGACCGTCTCCTTCGCCGAACAGGTCGCGATATCGCTGGGGCGACTCGCGCACCACGGCGACGAGCGTCTCCACCGGCTCGGCCCAGTCGTAACCGCACTCGGCACAACGTCCCTGCGGCAGGGTGGCCACGGCGGATCAGCTGCCCGGCGCACGACGCACGCGGACGAGCACGTCGATCGCGTTGCGTTCACCGTCCGCTGTCTGCACCGGCCGCAGGACGCGACCGGCCTTTTCGACAACGAGCCCGGAGACCGCAGCGAGATCGGCGACGACGTCATCGGCCGCGTAGAGCACGGAGGCGTCCTGGGGCCCGCCGACGCCCTCGGTCAGGTTGGTGCTGTCGTGCGCGACGACCAGCATCGTGCCGCCCGGCGCCAACTCCCCAGCGGCGGCTGACAACGCCGCACGCCGCTGCGACGCCACGAGCTGCAGATAGGCGACGACGACCGCGTCATAAGGCCCGGGGGGAAGCGCACCCGCGACGACGTCACCGACGATGAACGAGCTGCGGTCCGCGACGCCCGCTTCCGCGGCGAGGTGGCGAGCCCTCTCGATACCTACCGACGAGAAATCCACGCCGACCACGTCCCAGCCGTGCACCGCAAGCCAGATCGCGTTGCGTCCCTCGCCGCACGCGACGTCCAGGGCCCGGCCCGGTGGCAGCCCCTCGAGCTCGGCGGCCACGAACCGGTTGGGCCCGCTGCCCCAGACGAGATCGCTCGCGGCATAGCGCTCGTCCCACACACCCGCGTCCATGCGACCTCCTCACGACCGCTGACGACAGCCAAGCAGACAGGTAGGACCGCGGACCCGCCACGTCGAAGCATCACCCCCATGAGACGTCTGCTCGTCGCCGGCGTGGCCCTCGCCCTGCTGCCCGCCACCGGCGCCGTGGCTGCGACTGCGACTGCGACTGCGACTGCGACGAGCCAAGTTTTGCCGACGACGGCGCGGCTGACCGGGCTGCCCGGCGACGGCCCCCCGGCGCTCTACCGGCCCGAGACGACGCTCCCCGCGGCCCACGGCTGGCCGGGACCGGAGTCGTTCCCGCGCACGTCCGGCACCGGGCGGCTGGCCGACGGGGGGTTCTTCTGGACCGACTACCTCTACGACGACCACGGCGCCACCACGGCATCGACCGGCGGCCCGTCGGTCACGGCCGGCACGCCGTCGTTCGGGACCTACACCTATCCCTCGGGCCCGGCGAGCGGCAACGGCGCCGACATCTTCCGCGCGGCCGTGCTGCTGAAGGGCGACGCCACCTACTGGCGGGTCGACTGGACCACGCTCGCCGACCCGACGGTCCCCGTCGCCGAGTGGACGTTCGACCGCGACGACAACGCGAAGACCGGGACGTCGACCTGGCCGGCCAAGGCCGGCATCACATCGGCGGGCATCGACACCGCCCTCGTGGTCTCGAGCCGCGGCGCGCAGCTCATCGACGTCGCGAGCGGCACGGCCACGCGACTCCCGGTGACCGTCGACCGGGCCGCTCAGTCGTTCGTCGTACGCATTCCGGCGTCGACGCTGACGCCGAACGGCGCCTGGCGGATCCGGCTCGCCGCCGGCGTCGCGGACAAGACCGGCACGACGTTCGCGCAACCGCCCGACGCCACACCGCTGCAGCCGGCCGTCTACAACGTGACGTTTCGCACGCGGGCCCAGGAGACGCCGAAGTACAACTTCTGGGACGACATGGCGCAGACGCAGGCGCTGGACCAGGGCGACGTCAGCGCGTTCTCGGCACTCATCCGCTGGTCCCACCTCGCCGCCCGCACGACCACGCCGGAGGCCCGGCCGACGGGCTGGAGCGACCGCTGGTACGTCTCGTCCGTCGACCTCGGACCCGGCGTGCGCACCGACCCGTCGACGATCGAGGACGGCCAGCCCAACTACCTCGGCCGGGTGCAGCCCTACGGCATCTACGTCCCGACGACGTACGACGCGAAGCACCCGGCGCCGCTGACGTTCCTCTTGCACTCGCTGACACAGAACCACAACCAGTACGCCGCGACGACACCGAACTTCGTGCAGGAGGCCTGCGAGCAGCGCCACTCGATCTGCGTGACGACACTCGGACGCGGGCCCGACGGCTTCTACCACGACTACGCCGAGCTGGACTTCTGGCAGGTCTGGCACGCGGTGGCCTCGGCCTACGCCCTCGACCCGGAACGCACCGTCCTCAGCGGCTACTCGATGGGCGGCATCGGCAGCAACCAGCTCGCGATGCAGCACCCCGACCTCTACGCGAAGTCCGTGACGCTGGCCGGCGGGGTGGGCAACCTGCCCGCCCTGGTCAACCTGCGGTGGGTGCCCACCTATCTCGCCGGCGGCGCGGAGGACGAGCTGGTCTGGGCGACGACGGAGAAGGCCGAGGCCGACGCGCTCGACGCACTCGGCTACCGCTACCGGTGGATGCTCTACCCGGTCCTGGACCACGTCGTCTACGAGCTCGCGGACAGCTTCGCCGACGCGGCCCGCTACATGGGTGACGCGAGTCGCGTCAAAGACCCCGGGCACGTCACGTTCCGGTGGACGCCACGCAGCGAGCAGACCTCGAGCTCGAACCAGCTGTCCCAGGGAGGTATCGCCTGGACGCAGCGTCCCGACCTCGGCATCGGCACGACCGGCGCCTACTGGCTGCGCGACCTGCAGGCCCGCTCCACCGCGAGCGACGCGCAGGTCGACGCGATCAGCGGCGCACGGCCGGACGCCGTGGTGACGCCGGTCCGCAGCCGCACCGTCGACCCGACGAACGCGCCGGAGCCGGCGATCGTCACGCAGCTGACGTGGCGGACGAGTGCGCGCCCGCCCGCGACACCGCGACTGACCCTGCACCTCACGAACGTCGCCGCGCTGACGGTGCTACTGGCCGACGCCGGCTTCAAGCCCGGCACAAAGAGCGTGCTCGACGTCATGACCGACGGGCCGACGCGGCTTCGGCTCGGCACCCGTACCGTGCAGCTCGCCGCCGGGCACCACACCCTCTGGTTCACCGCCTGACACCTGGCGGAGATCGGACGCAATCGTCGATGTCCGATCTCCGCTAGAAATCGGCGGCGGACGTGCGGCAGAGTGGAGCACGTGGAGCTCGAGGAGGAACGCTGCTGGCGCGCGGTGCAGAGCCGCGACCCGCGGTTCGACGGCTGGTTCTACAGCGCCGTCGTGACGACCGGCATCTACTGTCGGCCGAGCTGCCCGGCCCGGCCGCATCGGGTCAACCTGCGCTTCTTCCGCAGCGCAGCGGCAGCCCAGGCGGCCGGCTTCCGCGCCTGCAAGCGCTGCCGACCCGACGCGGTGCCCGGCTCACCCGAATGGAACGCCCGCGGCGACATCGTCGCCCGCGCCATGCGGCTGATCGCCGACGGCGTCGTCGACCGCGAGGGAGTCGACGGGCTGGCGAAGCGGCTCGGCTACACGACCCGGCACGTGCACCGGATGCTCACGGAAGAGCTGGGTGCGGGTCCGCAGGCACTCGCCCGCGCGCAACGGGCTCACACCGCCCGGCTGCTGCTGGAGACGACGTCGCTGAAGATGGCAGAGGTCGCGTTCGCCGCCGGCTTCGCCAGCGTGCGGCAGTTCAACGACACGGTCCGCGAGATCTACGCCTTGACCCCGACCCAGGTGCGCGGGCCGGGGCTCGATCGCGAACGCCGCCCCGCCGGCACCCTCACGCTGCGGCTGCCCTACCGCCGACCGTTACACGCAGGTGCCGCGCTCGGCTTCCTCGCCCAGCGCGCGGTCGCAGGGGTCGAGAGCTGCGACGGCGCCGGCTATGCGCGCAGCCTCGCGCTGCCGCACGGGCACGCCGTCGTACGGCTCGCGCCGACCGGCGACCACGTCACGGCGACGTTGCGCCTCGACGACGTGCGCGACCTCGCCACGGCCGTCCACCGCGCGCGCCGCCTCCTCGACCTCGACGCGGACCCGGTCGCCATCGACGAGCAGCTCGGCGCCGACCCGACGTTGAGCCGGCTCGTCGCCGACTCGCCCGGCCTGCGCGTCCCGGGTTACGCCGACCCGGCGGAGTCCGCGATCCGCGCGGTGATCGGGCAGCAGGTGTCGGTCGCCGGAGCGCGGACGACGACGGCGCGGCTGGTCACGACGCTCGGCGCGCCACTCGTCAACCCCGACGGTGGCATCACGCACGCGTTCCCGACCGTGGAAGCCCTCGCCGGCGTCGACCCGGACAGCCTGCCGATGCCGCGCTCCCGCGGTCGCGCGCTGCACGGCCTGGCCGCCGCACTCGCCGACGGGCGCATCTGCCTCGATCCCGGGGCCGACCGCACCGAGGCGGCACACCGGCTGCTCGCCCTGCCGGGTATCGGGCCCTGGACCGCGGCCTACGTCGCGCTGCGCGGCCTCGGCGACCCCGACACGTTCCTGTCCACCGACCTCGGCATCCGCCGTGCGCTCGAACGCCTGGGCCGGCCGACCGCCGCTCCCGCCGTGGAGGCGCTCAGCGAGCACTGGCGGCCCTGGCGCTCCTACGCCGTCATGCACCTGTGGCAGTCGCTGCACGACCTTGCCCGCACCCCGATCGGAGCCGTGCCCGCATGACCGACACCCACTACGCGATGGTCCCCAGCCCGCTCGGCGACCTCCTCATCACCAGCGACGGCACCGCGCTGACGCGCCTGTACCTGCCGTCGGACCGGCGTACGCCGGCGTCACCGGACCCGTCCTGGAAGCCGGTGTCGGACGCGGTCCTGACCGAGACCGCGCGACAGCTGACGGCCTACTTCGCCGGCGAGCTCACGGAGTTCGACCTGCCGCTCGCCGCGGCCGGCACGGAGTTCCAGCACAAGGTCTGGGCCGCCCTGTGCGCGATCCCCTACGGCACGACCGCGACCTACGGCGAGATCGCCGCGAAGATCGGCGCGCCGACGGCCAGCCGGGCGGTGGGGCTCGCCAACGGCCGCAACCCGATCGCGATCGTGGTGCCGTGCCACCGCGTCATCGGCGCCAACGGGTCGCTCACCGGCTACGCCGGTGGGCTGGCCACGAAGCAGCACCTGCTCGCCTTAGAGTCCGGGCTGCCCCTGGCCGTCTGAGCCGCGCAGTTCCTGCACCCACGCCGGGTGCTGCCGCTCGCCGTAAGCCGCCGGCACCAGGCCGGTGCGCATCGCCAGCCGTGCCTCCGGATGCCGGTAGGCCATCCAGACGTGCCCGGCCAGCAGCACCACGAGTGCCAGCGACAGCAGGTCGTGCACGAGCGTCGCGCCCTGCCGCCAACCGAGCGGCACGTCGGCCCACGCGGTCGAGAGCATGACGACGCCGGTGCCGAGCAGCACCAGCCCTGCACCGGCCACGAACGCCGCCGCCAGCTTCTGGCCGCTGTTGAACTTGCCGACCGGCAACCCCGCCGTACGCCGGTCGCGCCGCCTCAACCACTCCCAGTCGTCGGGCCGGAAGCGGTTGAGCCGGCGCAGGTCCGCCCGGAACTCCGGCGACAGCAGGCCGAGCAGCGACGGCACGGGCAGCAGGAAGCCGGCCGCGACATGCACCGCCTCGACCATCGGCCGGTGGCCGACGAGCACGGACAGCCGCGGAAAGTAGAGCGCAGCCGCGGTGAGCACGAGCAGG
This genomic interval from Mycobacteriales bacterium contains the following:
- a CDS encoding DinB family protein, with the protein product METLVAVVRESPQRYRDLFGEGDGPRSRDDGVWSPREYLWHVVDVLRYGAERLWSLSLDPGAGLMPWDERVALSVRDASPMSAVVGLRAMERAADEWLRAAAETPAGVTAEHPELGPMDRDDVVRRNAHEIVHHALDIERGLRHQV
- a CDS encoding class I SAM-dependent methyltransferase, whose amino-acid sequence is MDAGVWDERYAASDLVWGSGPNRFVAAELEGLPPGRALDVACGEGRNAIWLAVHGWDVVGVDFSSVGIERARHLAAEAGVADRSSFIVGDVVAGALPPGPYDAVVVAYLQLVASQRRAALSAAAGELAPGGTMLVVAHDSTNLTEGVGGPQDASVLYAADDVVADLAAVSGLVVEKAGRVLRPVQTADGERNAIDVLVRVRRAPGS
- a CDS encoding peptidase; the encoded protein is MRRLLVAGVALALLPATGAVAATATATATATSQVLPTTARLTGLPGDGPPALYRPETTLPAAHGWPGPESFPRTSGTGRLADGGFFWTDYLYDDHGATTASTGGPSVTAGTPSFGTYTYPSGPASGNGADIFRAAVLLKGDATYWRVDWTTLADPTVPVAEWTFDRDDNAKTGTSTWPAKAGITSAGIDTALVVSSRGAQLIDVASGTATRLPVTVDRAAQSFVVRIPASTLTPNGAWRIRLAAGVADKTGTTFAQPPDATPLQPAVYNVTFRTRAQETPKYNFWDDMAQTQALDQGDVSAFSALIRWSHLAARTTTPEARPTGWSDRWYVSSVDLGPGVRTDPSTIEDGQPNYLGRVQPYGIYVPTTYDAKHPAPLTFLLHSLTQNHNQYAATTPNFVQEACEQRHSICVTTLGRGPDGFYHDYAELDFWQVWHAVASAYALDPERTVLSGYSMGGIGSNQLAMQHPDLYAKSVTLAGGVGNLPALVNLRWVPTYLAGGAEDELVWATTEKAEADALDALGYRYRWMLYPVLDHVVYELADSFADAARYMGDASRVKDPGHVTFRWTPRSEQTSSSNQLSQGGIAWTQRPDLGIGTTGAYWLRDLQARSTASDAQVDAISGARPDAVVTPVRSRTVDPTNAPEPAIVTQLTWRTSARPPATPRLTLHLTNVAALTVLLADAGFKPGTKSVLDVMTDGPTRLRLGTRTVQLAAGHHTLWFTA
- a CDS encoding AlkA N-terminal domain-containing protein, which encodes MELEEERCWRAVQSRDPRFDGWFYSAVVTTGIYCRPSCPARPHRVNLRFFRSAAAAQAAGFRACKRCRPDAVPGSPEWNARGDIVARAMRLIADGVVDREGVDGLAKRLGYTTRHVHRMLTEELGAGPQALARAQRAHTARLLLETTSLKMAEVAFAAGFASVRQFNDTVREIYALTPTQVRGPGLDRERRPAGTLTLRLPYRRPLHAGAALGFLAQRAVAGVESCDGAGYARSLALPHGHAVVRLAPTGDHVTATLRLDDVRDLATAVHRARRLLDLDADPVAIDEQLGADPTLSRLVADSPGLRVPGYADPAESAIRAVIGQQVSVAGARTTTARLVTTLGAPLVNPDGGITHAFPTVEALAGVDPDSLPMPRSRGRALHGLAAALADGRICLDPGADRTEAAHRLLALPGIGPWTAAYVALRGLGDPDTFLSTDLGIRRALERLGRPTAAPAVEALSEHWRPWRSYAVMHLWQSLHDLARTPIGAVPA
- a CDS encoding methylated-DNA--[protein]-cysteine S-methyltransferase, which encodes MTDTHYAMVPSPLGDLLITSDGTALTRLYLPSDRRTPASPDPSWKPVSDAVLTETARQLTAYFAGELTEFDLPLAAAGTEFQHKVWAALCAIPYGTTATYGEIAAKIGAPTASRAVGLANGRNPIAIVVPCHRVIGANGSLTGYAGGLATKQHLLALESGLPLAV
- a CDS encoding cytochrome b/b6 domain-containing protein — encoded protein: MTRPPELLRFTPAERWVHRMTSLLIGLLVLTAAALYFPRLSVLVGHRPMVEAVHVAAGFLLPVPSLLGLLSPEFRADLRRLNRFRPDDWEWLRRRDRRTAGLPVGKFNSGQKLAAAFVAGAGLVLLGTGVVMLSTAWADVPLGWRQGATLVHDLLSLALVVLLAGHVWMAYRHPEARLAMRTGLVPAAYGERQHPAWVQELRGSDGQGQPGL